The window ACGATGAGCGCAATTGCGGACGGTGTCGGGAATCCCGTCATTATTTACGGATCCGCCACCGGAAGGGATGGCATTCACGGCGCCACCTTTGCTTCCGAAGAATTAACTGAGGAATCGGAAGAGCGTCGTCCCGCGGTCCAGGTGGGCGATCCGTTCGCGGAGAAGTCGATCCTGGAAGCCACACTGGAACTGGCGCGGAAGCCGTACGTGGTGGGCATCCAGGATATGGGCGCCGCCGGCATCACATGCTGTACCTCTGAGATGTCCGCCAGAACAGGCGTCGGCATGAACGTGGATCTGGACAAGGTGCACCAGCGGGAAGAGGGGATGATTCCGTACGAGATCATGCTTTCCGAGTCCCAGGAACGAATGCTGACGGTCATCAAAGACGGGTTCGAGGACGAAGCCATCAAAATCTTTGAAAAGTGGGATATTGATTATGCCATCGTTGGCGAGGTGACCGATACCGGCAAAATTTCCCTAACCCATAAGAGCAAAGATGCCGGCGAAGTCCCCGCGTGGGATCTGGTGTTGGGTGGCGGCGCGCCGGTGTACCACCGGGAGAGTGAACGACCGAAATATCTGGACGATTTGCCGCAGTACTCTGTGGAAGATTACGATGAGCCGGAGGATTACAACGCAGTCTTCCAATCCATGATGTCGCACCCGAATATCGCCAGTAAGCGATGGGTGTATGAGCAATACGATCATACCGTGCGTACCAATACTGTAATTGGCCCTGGTGGAGATGCAGCGGTCGTGCGGATCAAGGATACAAATCGGGCGCTCGCAATTTCTGTGGACGGGAACGGCAAATATGTGTATCTCAATCCCCGTAAGGGCGGCAAAATCGCGGTGGCCGAGTCCGCGCGGAACGTTTCGTGCGTCGGCGCCAAACCGGTGGCCATCACCAACTGCCTGAACTTCGGCAATCCGTACGATCCGGAGAATTACTACCAGTTCAAGGAGGCCATCGGCGGCATCGGCAGCGCCTGCGAAATCCTGCAGACGCCGGTCACCGGCGGAAACGTGAGTTTCTATAATGAAAGCCCGGATTCGGCGGTCTATCCCACACCGGTCATCGGGATGGTCGGGATCATCGATGACGTGAGTAAGATTATGACGCCGTATTTCAAGCGGGAAAACGACTTTATTATGATTATGGGGACGCTGAAGGGCGATCTCGGTGGCAGCACTTATCTCCAGGCTCAGCATGACAGCCTGGTGGCCGACACGCCGGATATCGATCTGGACTTCGAGCAGCGCGTCCAGGAAGCGCTCAGGGTAGCGATACAGAAAGAGGTTATTCACTCAGCACACGATGTTTCCGATGGCGGACTCGCCGTAGCAGTCGCCGAGTGTTGTCTTGGCAATCCTGAGCGGCTGTTTGGTGCCGATGTTCACGTCCACCGGAAAATCCGGGATGACGAATTAATGTTCTCGGAAAACCAGTCCCTGGTCGTTGTGAGTCTTTCAGAAGATAACCTGCTGGCCATCGAACGCATCGCGTCCCAGTATAGTGTGCCGTGTACAACAATTGGTCGGGTGCGTGGCGAGCGATTCTCGTTTAATGACAAGATCGACGTAAGCGTCGAAGATTTCCGGGAGTGGTACGATAACACCATACCGTCCTACATGGAACAGCCGATCTCCACAAGTCAAGAGGAGGCGGCATGAGTCATCAGGTTCAATACGCAGACGGAGAGTCCGAACCAGAATCCAGAGATGTGGGAACCATCTATTGCGTCGGGAAAAATTATCTCCCGCATATCCAGGAGTTGCAGAGCAAGATCCCGGACGCGCCGGTGATCTTCACCAAGCCAACGTCGGCGCTGGTCGGCCCGGATACGGTTTTGACGTTTCCCATCGAAAAGGGCGTCGTCCACCACGAGGTGGAGATTGTGCTCCTTATAGGCCAAACCGGCAGGCGCATCAACAAGGAAGAGGCGTGGAATCATATCGATGGATACGCGCTGGGCATCGATTTTACGCTCAGGCAGTTACAGTCGGATTTACGTGAAAAAGGTCTCCCGTGGCTGCTTTGCAAGGGATTTGACCACTCCGCCGGAATCACGAAGTTCCTGCCGATTCCATCACAGGATAAATTTAATCAGACGGAATTCTGGCTCAAACTCAACGGGAAGAACCGGCAAACCGGGCTCGTGAGTGACATGGTATTCGATATCCCGACGATTATTACCTTTCTCTCACGGACAATTACCCTCGAAGAGGGGGATCTTATTTATACCGGTACTCCCGCGGGAGTGAGCAGGGTTCGTACTCATGATGAAATCACAATTGGTATTGATGGTGTGTTGGAGGAGACGTTTACTGTAGGTTAACGCCGTGTTGCTGTGTTAGAGTGTTACTGTGTTAATGTGTTACCGTTTCTCGTTTCTTAATCTT is drawn from Candidatus Neomarinimicrobiota bacterium and contains these coding sequences:
- the purL gene encoding phosphoribosylformylglycinamidine synthase subunit PurL, producing the protein MSEPEVTLELAKEHGLSQEEYEKILEILGRTPNYTELGIFSVMWSEHCSYKNSIALIKQLPSEGEDILAGAGEENAGLVDIGNGLAVSFKIESHNHPSAIEPYQGAATGVGGILRDVFSMGARPIASMNSLRFGPLTEERNRYLFKNVVKGIGDYGNSVGVPTVGGEVVFDEHYSGNPLVNAMTVGIVQTEYTMSAIADGVGNPVIIYGSATGRDGIHGATFASEELTEESEERRPAVQVGDPFAEKSILEATLELARKPYVVGIQDMGAAGITCCTSEMSARTGVGMNVDLDKVHQREEGMIPYEIMLSESQERMLTVIKDGFEDEAIKIFEKWDIDYAIVGEVTDTGKISLTHKSKDAGEVPAWDLVLGGGAPVYHRESERPKYLDDLPQYSVEDYDEPEDYNAVFQSMMSHPNIASKRWVYEQYDHTVRTNTVIGPGGDAAVVRIKDTNRALAISVDGNGKYVYLNPRKGGKIAVAESARNVSCVGAKPVAITNCLNFGNPYDPENYYQFKEAIGGIGSACEILQTPVTGGNVSFYNESPDSAVYPTPVIGMVGIIDDVSKIMTPYFKRENDFIMIMGTLKGDLGGSTYLQAQHDSLVADTPDIDLDFEQRVQEALRVAIQKEVIHSAHDVSDGGLAVAVAECCLGNPERLFGADVHVHRKIRDDELMFSENQSLVVVSLSEDNLLAIERIASQYSVPCTTIGRVRGERFSFNDKIDVSVEDFREWYDNTIPSYMEQPISTSQEEAA
- a CDS encoding fumarylacetoacetate hydrolase family protein, yielding MSHQVQYADGESEPESRDVGTIYCVGKNYLPHIQELQSKIPDAPVIFTKPTSALVGPDTVLTFPIEKGVVHHEVEIVLLIGQTGRRINKEEAWNHIDGYALGIDFTLRQLQSDLREKGLPWLLCKGFDHSAGITKFLPIPSQDKFNQTEFWLKLNGKNRQTGLVSDMVFDIPTIITFLSRTITLEEGDLIYTGTPAGVSRVRTHDEITIGIDGVLEETFTVG